GACCTACGTGAGCGTCAAAAATCATTACCGCATCGTCCAGTGTCGTATAACCATTGCGGATAGCGTTTCCATTGCTGTAATTCCACAGCATTTCCTGTGCGCTCTTACGAACCGCCGCGTAATGTGTCTGGGAAGCAAAGGTTCCTTCGCCGCCGTCTGAAACCAGTACACAGTTATCCTCTGCGCTCCATGTTCCAACCTCAAGATCAACTACCGGAAGGGTCGAACCGGAACCAAGGATCTGGTTATTTCCCTGACGAACCATTAAGTCGATCGGGCAATAGGTTCCCTGCCATGCGTCCGTTTCAAAAATCGCCCGGTTATCCCACTCATCACGAACCAGCGCTTTCACAGCCGGATTGAGCTGGGAATTGATATTTCCAAGACGGTTAAAGGAACCCATAACACCGGTTGCATTTCCTTCCTTCAGAGCTGCTTCAAACGGTCTTGCATAGATCTCACGGATTACCTGCTCCGTTGCCCAGGTGAATACGCCGCCGTTAAGGTCGCGATAGGATTCCTGGTCATTCAGCATCATATGCTTGATTTCACAGGTAACGCCCTTAGAGGTAACGCCCTTTGCCACTGCCGCCGCAAACGCGCCGCCGTGCATACCATCCTGGCTGTAATACTCTACGTTACGTCCGGAAAGCGGGCTTCTGTGAATGTTCATTGCATTGCCCTGCCAGTAGGAGCAGCCCTTGAACAGTGCTTCGTTACCCATCATAACTCCAACGCGCTCCGCCAGCTCTACATTAAAGGAGGCTGCCAGAATCGGCGGGCACGCCCACATGGTTCCGCCTGCAAGCTGCAGCGGTGTTTCGTCAGCGCCTGCTCCTTCTATGCCGGCGAACGGAAGAGAAACTACGCCTCCGCCATTGCGGACCATATCGGTGAGTTCTTCCCAGGTAAACTGATTCATAAAAGCTTCCCATTTCTGAGAGCCTTCGTCATCGCCCTGTACTACCGCTCCGTCTTCCACATCCAGCGTGAAATCTATACCCGTCATATCCTGGATGGTGATTTCCGCTTTATCTTCCTCGCCGCGCGCGGTCGCCTGCGTCCAGGTGGACGGGATGCCGCCCTCGTCTACATACCAGTCTTCATAGCCCTGATCCATGTATGAGCGATACGTGTACTGATTGTCTATCATTTCCAGATAATCGCTGTCGATGGTGCGGTCCTCCACAGAGGAAACCTCCGGCTGAACCATTCCCGTTGCTCTGGAAATAGTATGATCCAGAAGAGAATCGTTTACGGTCGTCCAGTCATCTACAAACAGCGGAGTAATCTCGTTGCCAGTCGTATAATCATTGGTGCAGAGGATGCCCTCGTCAACAGTGTATGTTTTTTCCAGCACTACATCATGAGAATTGCGGCGCGCCGTAATTTCATAGCTGCCAGCCTCCAGCTCGTAGCCTGCAAAATCGTTAGCGTTTGCGTCGTTCCAGTCGAAGGACGCCATATCCTGTGCCACCCACTCTATCGTAACAGTCTGGCTTTCTCCCGGCTGCAGCAGGTCTGTCTTTGCAAAGCCAACCAGATTAGCGGAGGCTTTCTCAATTCCGCCCGGTGTATACGGCGGATTTGCGTAAATCTGAACCACATCCTTGCCAGCCGTATCGCCGGTGTTTGTCACCTTTACCTGCATCGCCATCTTCTGCCATGCATCGGAGATGGTGCTTTCCTCATTTTCAACCAGCTCCCAGTCGAAGGTCGTGTAGCTTAATCCATAGCCGAAAGGATACAGAACATTTTCATACGCTGCATCTTTCTCTTCCTCGGCCGCATCGTCATAGGCAGTCTCATAATATTTATATCCCAGGTAGATGCCCTCACGATATTCTATATTCGCGTAAATGGTAGCGTTTCCGTCTTCCGTATAGAGGTAAGCATCTGTGCCATTCTGTGTCTGCTGTCCGAAGTTTGTCCAGGTCGGGCCTTTTGTGAAATCTTTTTCCCACACCTCTACCGTATGTCCGCTGGGGTTGACGTCTCCGTTTAACAGTTGTCCAATCGCTTCAATCGCATTGTTTCCGGTATTTCCAACCCAGAAAATCGCGTCAACGCCATACTCTGATTCCGCCTTTGGCGCCGCCAGCTCCGGGATCTGTAAAATATTGGAAGAGTTAATCAGCACGATGATCGGCTTGTCCGGATAGTTTTCCTTAACGTGCTTTACCAGTGCTTTCTCATTGTCGTCCAGCATCATCTCATGGTCGGCAGGGTCAGAGTGACCGGCTACGTTGCTTGCCACCTTATCGATACCCTCAGAACCGGTCCGCGAGAACACCAGAATCGCCGCATCTCCGTAACCATTGTAGGTACTTACTGTTGCGTTCGAGTAGTACTCCATCGGGAGCTCATTATCCGTAGTGCCAAGCGCTTCGTGCTTTGTGTAAAGGTCCACCAGTTTTGGGTTTACCTTAAAGCCCGCCTGTTCCATTGCCATCTGCAATGTACTTTCCTCCAGACCGTTCGCTCCGGTAGAACCGGCGGCTGAACCGACCGTGGAGGCTACCAGATTCACAGAATGCATACCGAATAAGGAAACATAGCCGCCCTTTTTCAGTGGCAGTGCATTGTTCTCATTTTTCAGCAGGGTAAAGCCTTCCGCCGCCGCTTCGATTGCCAGCTCGCGCGCCGCAAGCTGCTCATCTTCCAGCGTCGCGTAATCCGTATAATACCTGCCGCCTGTGCCGGCAAAACCGTAGGTATTCCCCTCCGGCACTACTGTCTCCGCCATAACCGCAACCGGATTGGTCATCATAACGGCTGCTGCCAGAACAGAAATCTGTTTTCTCATTTTTTTCATTCTCCCAAAACTCCTTCCTTGTTTTTTATTTCTGCTTAAAAATCAGCTTCATAATCGGATAAAATACCCAGAAGGAAATCGCACAGTTGATGATCATTGTGACGATATCCGCCAGCGTCGTGCCGGTGCCGCTTCCCATCCGTTCTATCAGGAACCGGTACAGCGGCGCTTTATAGACGCCCTGCAGAGCCGCCGCGCCGATGGTAATGATGACATATGCCAGCACGTACCACGCCGCTGCCTTCCAGACATTTCCCGTCGCTTTAAAGGTTACTTTTCTTTGTGTGATAAAATTAATTACCTGGGCAATCGCCATTGTCAGCTCCACCGCCGCAAAGTAGGCGAGACCGCCGCCTCCGCCCTCCGCGATGGAACCGGCTGCATAATCAAAGATGTAATAAGGCGTTCCGTTCACATTCTGCCCTACCTGCAGCACCTGGAAATTCACATCCACCATAGAGGTCATTCCGAATATCCATTTAAAGCACGGCATCAAGATAAGCTGCAGCACCGTAACGCCATTGCAGACAATGAAAAACATCAGAAACTGCGCGATGCCCGGATGCCGGCTGTCAAACGACCGCCAGGCTGTTTTTACGCTCTCCATAGTTCACCCCCTCTTTGCCAATTCATGTTTTACGGGTTCCAACGTCATGTTTTTTCACGCAAGCGTGAAATACATGACTTTTGAACCCTGGGCATCATATTAATTCCAATTCCAGGAAATCCAGCGCACCTTCGCCGCGGAAGCGGAAATACAATGCACTTACGCCGTCCTCCGCCTCTGCGGTATCGGAGAAGCGGTGCCAGTCGTTTGTGCGCACCCGCACAGGAATGCTGCAGAGCAGCTTTTCAAACCCGGCGTCCGCCGACACCTCCATACAGCCCTCCGCGTTTCCCCGCACATGGACGGCTACCTGTTCCAGCCGCCACAGGGAGAAGTATTTGAATCCCGCCACGGCGCCGTCCCGCATGTTTGCGATATACTGACGTGCCGCTTCGTCGCCGTCCTTTTCATCCTGCGTAAAATACGGATGAGCCTTCAGCCTTTTTGCCGGACTGCTCCCGTCGTATCTTCCGCAGCCTTCTGCCGACCAGAGATTGCAGGCGATTCTTGCGCCGTAGATGCCCCTTCCGCGCAGCGGCGCACCGTTTAATCCACAGCTTGTCATTTCCGCCTGTGCAAAACTGCCGTCCGGCAGCCGCTGCAGCCGCTCCGCACACGCCTGCCTTGCATAGGAGCTGCGGTTAGTCTGACGGTGATAGAAAATATAAAATTCCTCCCCGATCCGCAGCATCCCGCCGTGGGTATTTCCCAGATAGTTGCGCGCGTCGCTCTCCGACGTTCTTCCGTCCAGAAAAACATCCCCGTTGCTCACCAGCGTGCCGCCAAAGGTAAAGCCGCCGGTCGGGCGGTCGCTCACCGCATAGCAGAGCTCGTGATTGTGCCTGGAGGAGTAGACGAAATAATATTTCCCGTCGTATTTTCTCATGGAGCTTGCCTCAAAAAACTCGTGATTTTTAAAGGAACCCTCTCCCTCTTTCGGAAAAAGCAGTGTCTCCGGCACCTTAATCGTTACCATATCCTTCTCCAGCTCCAGCACATAGCCGCCCTCAAAGCGCAGGCGTCTGCCGCCCGTCACGATAGATGGGACCGGGGTATAAAATCCCGAATAAAGATAGACTCTTCCGTCATCATCCACAAAGATGCCGGGGTCAAACGGAAACGAATCTCCCTTCCTGCGTCCCCATATCGTGCCGTCCGCGTAACGGACATGTCCGTAATACGTATATGGTCCCTGCGGTTTATCGCTCACCGCCACGCCCATAATCCCCATAAAATCATAAGCGTAGTAAAGATAGTATCTGCCGTCCGCTCCCACTGCCACATCCGGGGCAAAGAGCAGGCGCAGACCAAGCCTGTTTTTCGGGTCCTGGTTTTTCCGGTAGATCACGCCCTCATACCGCCAGTCGCTCAAATCCTTTACGGGAGCCGACCAGCAGACGTAATCATTCATGCAGAACATCGGAGCGCCGAAGCGGTCATGCGAACCGTACACGTAGACCCGGTCGCCGAAAACATACGGCTCTCCGTCCGGTATGTACTCGTATTCCGGAAGATATGGATTTACTGCCTGTTTTTTCACGTTATCCCTCCCTTCTTTTTTGTCTGTGACTGTATCTTATCATATCATTTTTCATTTGAATCACACGTTGCATAATCGGTCGTTTTATTTCCCAAGCGGCAGCATCACCTTCAGAATAAACCAGTTATCCTCCACCGCCGCCATCATGGAGCCGCCGTATTTCTGCGCCAGATAACGGATGCTTTTCAGCCCGAAACCGTGCTCGTCGCGGCTTCCCTTTGTCGTCACCGGAAGCCCGTTGGCGAACCGCAGATTTTCTTCCAGATAATTCTCTATACGGATCAGCACAAACTGGTTCATTTCCGACACAGAAAGATGAATCAAGCGCTTTTCCTCCGGCTCGATAAACAGCTCGCATTCAATCGCGTTGTCCAGCGCATTGCCGAAAATCGTACACAGATCCATGACGGATACGCTCTCCAGCAGCTTTCCGTCCGCCACACAGGTCAGTGTGATGCCGTGCTGCGCGCAGTACATGCCTTTTCCGGTCAGTATCGTGTCCAGCACGCCGTTGCCTGTTTTGTACTGCGTCTCGTAATCGCGGATTTCCTGTTCAAGCTCGTCCAGATAGAGGTCCTTTTTCTCCTGGTTCTTTTCGCTGCGCAGAATGGCAATCTGATGCTTTAGGTCGTGGTATTTCCGGTTAATCATTTCCATGCTCTCGCGGGACTGCTTGTACTGCGCATACTGTGTCCGCAGCACTGTATACACGGATTCCAGCTCAAGCTGTATGTGATGCTCGCTGCACTGACGCTGATACGCCAGAAGAATGGCAAAGCCGCCCACGCCGGTCAGTGTGCGGATATGAAACGCTTCCTTCGCCAGTGATGTGCTGAAGGGCGTATCGGAAAAAATATAGCTCAGATTGCTCAGTGCAAAGGTGATGGCGGCAATCAGCACAGAGGTCAGCATCTCCTGCGTCGTAATTTCCGTCCAGTGATGTCCCCGGCGGCTCTGAAACCAGTACGCCCCGGCAAAAAAGATGCCGTACACCGTCAGCATAAAAAGCGCGGACGCCAGCTCTCCGGCAAAGAGACCGCCGCCCTCCGCCCAGAAATAGTAGAGCTGCCACTCCAGCGCCGCCGCGACCTCCGCCATCACAAAGGTGATAGACATCCAGTAAATGCCCGCTTTTTTGTTCATATCGCAGCAGCTCATAATCATCCAGTACATCACCAGAATTGCCGCCGCCATCCCCGGAAGCCAGAACACCACATTAATCACGCCGAGCGCGTGCTGCAGAAGCAGAAGGATGGCAAGCGCCGCCAGAGCGCAGAGCGTTTCTCTTCTCGTCGGGCGGAAGGTCAGATGATGCTCCCTGCGGTACAGACCGATGCATACCACGCAGGAAAGCCACTCTGCAATCGCCGTATAGGCTTTTGGGATATCCGGAACCATTCCGATTACGCCGTTCATTTCATCGCCTCCCCCATATATGCCACCAGCGCCCTTTTCAGTTCGCTCTTCTTTGCGCGGCTCACGGGAATGGATAAATCGCCGAGCAGCACATTGTCCTTATCAATCCCTGTGACATATCGCAGATTAATGAGATAACATTTGTTGCAGCGGAAAAAGCTGGCGCTGCCAAGCTCCGTCTCCAGCTTCCCAATGCTGGTCGTTGTCGATTCGTACTGCGCATCCTTCGTGTGATAAGTGAGACGGTGTCCCTGGCTCTCCACCCAGCAGAGCTGCGATACCGCGATTTTATGCACCCCCGCTTTGGTATTTACCATGAGATATTTCTCCTCGCGCTTTTTCATCCGCTCCATCGCCCGCTTAATCCGCTGGCTGAATGCAAAATACGAAATCGGCTTTAATACATAGTCCAGCGCATCCACCGCATAGCCGCGGATGGCATACTGCGCCATATTGGTGATAAAAATGATGATGACACGCGAATCCTGTTTCCGTATCTGCTCGGCAGCCGCCATGCCATCCATAAACCGCATTTCGATATCCATCAGAATCAGGTCAAATTGTCCGCGGTAGTTCTCTACGATCTCATCCCCGTCTGAATAGGCGGTCACCTCCAGCGGCTCCCGGTATTCCTCCTCATACTTTTTCAAATACTCCTGCAAACGCTTTGTGTAACCCGCGTCATCCTCCACAATCGCAACCGAAACCATGCCCATATCCTCCTTTATATAATGACCCCCATTGCTTCTTTGGATTCATTATATTGGCTGCCCGTCCCGCCCGCAAGAGCCATAGCTTTATCTGCCGTTTTCACAGCTTAATATGCGTCACAATTCAGCCGTTTACTCCGTTCACAGCAACAAAAAGACCGCTGCGGCGCTGATAATTTCTCACCTGCGCCGCAAGCGGCTCCTGTTTATGTCTTTCTGCCTATGACTTTCCACTCGTATCTTTCTGTTCATGACTTTCTGCTTCTGAGCGGAATCATAATATCTGTCAGAAAGATGTCCTGCTCTGTCTGCATCTGCACATCCCCGCCATATTTTTCCGCAAGATAGCGGATACTCTGCGTACCGTACCCGTGATACTGCCGGTCCTGCTTTGTGGTCTTCGGCATTCCGTTCTCGAAGAGAATCTCCTCCTGGTAATAATTTTCCATGTGGATGAATCCCAGACCGTTTTTCTCTGTGACCGTCATGGAAATTACCCGTTTTTCCGGATTGGAAACCTTCTGCACCGCCTCGATGCTGTTATCCAGAAGGTTTCCGAAGAGTGCATAAATATCCTGCTCTTCCATGAACGCCAGAATTTTTCCGTCCGCAATGCAGGTAAATTCAATCTGGCGGCTCTGGCAGAGCAGATTTTTATTTGCCAGTACCACATCCAGCGTACCGTTTCCTGTGTGGAAGCCGGATTCATAGACGTCGACTGCCTGGCTGATTTCCTGCAGCTCCTCCCGGCTCATCCGTTCTTTCAGCCCCTCCAGATAGTATTTCAAATCGTGGCATTTCCGGTTAATCACTTCCGTGACCGCCTTTTCCCGCTGATATTTTTCCTGCTCCATATCGAGAAGCTGCCGTATCGCCTGCTGCTCCCGCCTGGCGGCGCTCTCGCGGAAGCGGCTCACACACACGGTCAGCGCCAGCACCGATATCATCATGGACATCAGATGCGTGCATATTTTTAACGTCTCATTTCCTGTTGCAGAATAAACGCCCATCATCGTGATGCTGATAACAATATCCGCAAGAATTACAAAGAACGCCAGCACTATCAGCACGCGGTCCTCCCCCTGCATGTCCTCCTCCCGGAAGGTCCGTCCTTTCAGTGCCAGAAAATAACCGGCGAAAAATACCAGGGCAATCGCCGCGTACAAAACGATTTTTTCATATGGTCCGTCCGGAATCCGCAGGAAAGTACACAGCAGCTCATGCCCGCGCTGCGCAATATGTTCGAGGCAGTACGCCACCGTCACGCAGTACAGCGCCGTGATCAGACGACACTGGAACACGAGCAGCGTCCATACGGCGGTGACTGCATAGGCAATCAGATATTTGACCCAGCCTTTCCGGTCTGTCAGGTAAAACGCCATGCTCCAGGCAAATATCATAAGCGCATACAGCAACAGCCATACCCAGAACCGCGACCGCTTTTTCAGATTCTGTCCCGCCATCGTAACGCCGGCGCACATGCTGAGAAAGAAATTTAAGTCATTCTGCAAAAAGAAAACTGCCCACCCTGCAATCATACGCTCACCTCAGTGTTCTTCCCATGTAATATTTATGACAGGCTTCCAGAAATTCCTGCCTGCGCAGTCTGCTGACCGGAAGCTCTTTTCCGTCCACCGTCACGTACTGCCCGGTTATCCGTTCGATGTGCCGGAAATTGACAATGTAGGAGCTGCCCAGACGGAAGAATTCCTTTTCGGGCAGGAGCTTTTCTATCTGTCTGAGCACACCGTAGGTTTCATAATCGCCGTTTTCTGTGTGGTATATAATATGATGCTTATAAATTTCAATGTATTTGATGGAAGATACCGAAAGCCGGATGGAATATTCTTTCAGCTCCAGCATCACCTCATCCTCCCGCACATGTCCGCACTCCCGGATTGCCCGCTTCATCTTGAGCGCAAATGTGGGATAGCGCAGCGGCTTTACTATGTAATCGAGGGCATCCACCTCATAGCCGTTCACCGCATACTGCATCAGATGGGTAATAAAAATGAGCACTACCAGTGGGTCCTTTTCCCGCAGCTTCTTCGCCGCTTCCATCCCGTTTCCATCCGGCAGCTCGATATCCAGAAATACAATATCAAACTGGAAATGATAGCTTTCCAGAAACGGCTCTATCCCCGTAAAGTGCATGTATTGGAGTGTTTCTTTGCTTTCCTCTGAAAAACGTTCCAGAAACTCTGTCAGCCTTTTTGCACTCGCCTCTGAATCCTCCACAATCGCTATATTTAACATATCCTCACACATCCATTATAACTTCTCATAATCTCATTCGGCCACCAGCCATATCCATACAGCAGCCGGATGCCGCCAATCATTTCCGGATGCCTGTTCTTTGGCAGCCGGCTCTATTATATCATACTATCCCTGCATTTCGCCTATAATCTTTTCATTTACATCTTGAAATTTCCACGTCACTTCCATTCTGTCCTCACCAATCATCTTCGCCGTCTCAATAAAGAATGCGATCCCACCTGTTTCTGGAATTTATTAACTGCTTGCGCTTTCATATCTATGTACCCCGTAATTCCAAAAAGACAATGCAAGCAGTGTAAAAATGCACACGATTATCAACCCCAAAATCAATCCTTTTGCCGACAACGCCCCTATTAATGCCTGCGTTGGCAGCGTTGCAATTACCCCATATGGCAGTACACAGTAAAAAATAATCTTATAGATTCCAGAAAAAGCAATCCCAGGTATTTTCAAACACAGATCAGTAGCTGTATTCTCTATTTTCACCAGATTGTTTACGGAGAAAACAAAAAAAGCAAAACACCGTATCAGAAGCTCCAGATCATAGTACAGTATTGTCATCAGAAGAACCAGAAACAAATATCCAATGATATTGGAATACGAAAGACTCATGCTGTTTTCTTTCACCCCATATATAATGATACATGCACTGAACAGCAAAAGTGGCATGGCACCTGGATTTACTTTTTCAAAAGTAATCCGCAGCAGTGGATTTACCGGTTTTGTCAGATATAAGTCCAACTCTCCTG
This is a stretch of genomic DNA from Marvinbryantia formatexigens DSM 14469. It encodes these proteins:
- a CDS encoding LytR/AlgR family response regulator transcription factor, which translates into the protein MVSVAIVEDDAGYTKRLQEYLKKYEEEYREPLEVTAYSDGDEIVENYRGQFDLILMDIEMRFMDGMAAAEQIRKQDSRVIIIFITNMAQYAIRGYAVDALDYVLKPISYFAFSQRIKRAMERMKKREEKYLMVNTKAGVHKIAVSQLCWVESQGHRLTYHTKDAQYESTTTSIGKLETELGSASFFRCNKCYLINLRYVTGIDKDNVLLGDLSIPVSRAKKSELKRALVAYMGEAMK
- a CDS encoding ATP-binding protein codes for the protein MNGVIGMVPDIPKAYTAIAEWLSCVVCIGLYRREHHLTFRPTRRETLCALAALAILLLLQHALGVINVVFWLPGMAAAILVMYWMIMSCCDMNKKAGIYWMSITFVMAEVAAALEWQLYYFWAEGGGLFAGELASALFMLTVYGIFFAGAYWFQSRRGHHWTEITTQEMLTSVLIAAITFALSNLSYIFSDTPFSTSLAKEAFHIRTLTGVGGFAILLAYQRQCSEHHIQLELESVYTVLRTQYAQYKQSRESMEMINRKYHDLKHQIAILRSEKNQEKKDLYLDELEQEIRDYETQYKTGNGVLDTILTGKGMYCAQHGITLTCVADGKLLESVSVMDLCTIFGNALDNAIECELFIEPEEKRLIHLSVSEMNQFVLIRIENYLEENLRFANGLPVTTKGSRDEHGFGLKSIRYLAQKYGGSMMAAVEDNWFILKVMLPLGK
- a CDS encoding family 43 glycosylhydrolase; this translates as MKKQAVNPYLPEYEYIPDGEPYVFGDRVYVYGSHDRFGAPMFCMNDYVCWSAPVKDLSDWRYEGVIYRKNQDPKNRLGLRLLFAPDVAVGADGRYYLYYAYDFMGIMGVAVSDKPQGPYTYYGHVRYADGTIWGRRKGDSFPFDPGIFVDDDGRVYLYSGFYTPVPSIVTGGRRLRFEGGYVLELEKDMVTIKVPETLLFPKEGEGSFKNHEFFEASSMRKYDGKYYFVYSSRHNHELCYAVSDRPTGGFTFGGTLVSNGDVFLDGRTSESDARNYLGNTHGGMLRIGEEFYIFYHRQTNRSSYARQACAERLQRLPDGSFAQAEMTSCGLNGAPLRGRGIYGARIACNLWSAEGCGRYDGSSPAKRLKAHPYFTQDEKDGDEAARQYIANMRDGAVAGFKYFSLWRLEQVAVHVRGNAEGCMEVSADAGFEKLLCSIPVRVRTNDWHRFSDTAEAEDGVSALYFRFRGEGALDFLELELI
- a CDS encoding LytR/AlgR family response regulator transcription factor produces the protein MLNIAIVEDSEASAKRLTEFLERFSEESKETLQYMHFTGIEPFLESYHFQFDIVFLDIELPDGNGMEAAKKLREKDPLVVLIFITHLMQYAVNGYEVDALDYIVKPLRYPTFALKMKRAIRECGHVREDEVMLELKEYSIRLSVSSIKYIEIYKHHIIYHTENGDYETYGVLRQIEKLLPEKEFFRLGSSYIVNFRHIERITGQYVTVDGKELPVSRLRRQEFLEACHKYYMGRTLR
- a CDS encoding ABC transporter permease; this encodes MKNNFKFLSALIKLRLSHIMTFRLGFFGPFFINTSYFLVQLFAFEAIYGHVDNIRGWGHGEILIFIGTFSLIDALNMTICFFGVISIPEKIQTGELDLYLTKPVNPLLRITFEKVNPGAMPLLLFSACIIIYGVKENSMSLSYSNIIGYLFLVLLMTILYYDLELLIRCFAFFVFSVNNLVKIENTATDLCLKIPGIAFSGIYKIIFYCVLPYGVIATLPTQALIGALSAKGLILGLIIVCIFTLLALSFWNYGVHRYESASS
- a CDS encoding ATP-binding protein — encoded protein: MIAGWAVFFLQNDLNFFLSMCAGVTMAGQNLKKRSRFWVWLLLYALMIFAWSMAFYLTDRKGWVKYLIAYAVTAVWTLLVFQCRLITALYCVTVAYCLEHIAQRGHELLCTFLRIPDGPYEKIVLYAAIALVFFAGYFLALKGRTFREEDMQGEDRVLIVLAFFVILADIVISITMMGVYSATGNETLKICTHLMSMMISVLALTVCVSRFRESAARREQQAIRQLLDMEQEKYQREKAVTEVINRKCHDLKYYLEGLKERMSREELQEISQAVDVYESGFHTGNGTLDVVLANKNLLCQSRQIEFTCIADGKILAFMEEQDIYALFGNLLDNSIEAVQKVSNPEKRVISMTVTEKNGLGFIHMENYYQEEILFENGMPKTTKQDRQYHGYGTQSIRYLAEKYGGDVQMQTEQDIFLTDIMIPLRSRKS
- a CDS encoding glycoside hydrolase family 3 C-terminal domain-containing protein, with the protein product MRKQISVLAAAVMMTNPVAVMAETVVPEGNTYGFAGTGGRYYTDYATLEDEQLAARELAIEAAAEGFTLLKNENNALPLKKGGYVSLFGMHSVNLVASTVGSAAGSTGANGLEESTLQMAMEQAGFKVNPKLVDLYTKHEALGTTDNELPMEYYSNATVSTYNGYGDAAILVFSRTGSEGIDKVASNVAGHSDPADHEMMLDDNEKALVKHVKENYPDKPIIVLINSSNILQIPELAAPKAESEYGVDAIFWVGNTGNNAIEAIGQLLNGDVNPSGHTVEVWEKDFTKGPTWTNFGQQTQNGTDAYLYTEDGNATIYANIEYREGIYLGYKYYETAYDDAAEEEKDAAYENVLYPFGYGLSYTTFDWELVENEESTISDAWQKMAMQVKVTNTGDTAGKDVVQIYANPPYTPGGIEKASANLVGFAKTDLLQPGESQTVTIEWVAQDMASFDWNDANANDFAGYELEAGSYEITARRNSHDVVLEKTYTVDEGILCTNDYTTGNEITPLFVDDWTTVNDSLLDHTISRATGMVQPEVSSVEDRTIDSDYLEMIDNQYTYRSYMDQGYEDWYVDEGGIPSTWTQATARGEEDKAEITIQDMTGIDFTLDVEDGAVVQGDDEGSQKWEAFMNQFTWEELTDMVRNGGGVVSLPFAGIEGAGADETPLQLAGGTMWACPPILAASFNVELAERVGVMMGNEALFKGCSYWQGNAMNIHRSPLSGRNVEYYSQDGMHGGAFAAAVAKGVTSKGVTCEIKHMMLNDQESYRDLNGGVFTWATEQVIREIYARPFEAALKEGNATGVMGSFNRLGNINSQLNPAVKALVRDEWDNRAIFETDAWQGTYCPIDLMVRQGNNQILGSGSTLPVVDLEVGTWSAEDNCVLVSDGGEGTFASQTHYAAVRKSAQEMLWNYSNGNAIRNGYTTLDDAVMIFDAHVGQSLAINFEGVDFTEVSLAEGAELPAGFTLEGGVITADGSQDISEFTVGVVLTGIDGYITMEANVDVKVIDPIHVSSTELKTGEAADITIDAPSYPYQALVTMFGTYVNGITDNDGNGVPSAEGELFGNPVTIPGTGDAVSGDFNIINWYWVDAAQPYGQTGYDTVGHIPATNSQSTDTRMIELEDIAAGNYYKAFEYGYTVSDEDIAKLAEYGLTLEKVMTDSGYSYDVNTGLKISGTPAQAGTVEFGVTLNLPLARGFGSAFPNNVKVCSPAYVQIPTTVTLTIAE